One stretch of Nocardioides perillae DNA includes these proteins:
- the rplC gene encoding 50S ribosomal protein L3, with protein sequence MTNTLEHSLKGLLGTKLGMTQVWDADNRIVPVTVVAATTNVVTQVRSPEVDGYNAVQIGFGEIEGRKVTKPQAGHFDKAGVTPRRHLVEVRTADAASYTVGQEITPDVFAAGDVVDVTATSKGKGFAGTMKRHGFAGVSASHGAHRNHRKPGSIGACATPGRVFKGMRMSGRMGGDTVTTQNVTVHAVDAEKGLVLLKGAVPGPKGGVVVLRSAVKKEGRK encoded by the coding sequence ATGACGAACACCCTGGAACACAGCCTCAAGGGTCTGCTCGGCACCAAGCTCGGCATGACCCAGGTCTGGGACGCGGACAACCGCATCGTCCCGGTGACCGTCGTCGCCGCGACCACCAACGTCGTGACGCAGGTCCGCTCTCCCGAGGTCGACGGCTACAACGCCGTGCAGATCGGCTTCGGCGAGATCGAGGGCCGCAAGGTCACCAAGCCGCAGGCCGGCCACTTCGACAAGGCCGGGGTCACCCCCCGCCGCCACCTGGTCGAGGTCCGCACCGCCGACGCCGCGTCCTACACCGTCGGGCAGGAGATCACCCCCGACGTGTTCGCCGCCGGCGACGTGGTCGACGTGACCGCCACCAGCAAGGGCAAGGGCTTCGCCGGCACGATGAAGCGCCACGGCTTCGCCGGCGTCTCGGCCTCGCACGGTGCCCACCGCAACCACCGCAAGCCGGGCTCCATCGGCGCCTGCGCGACCCCCGGTCGCGTCTTCAAGGGCATGCGGATGTCGGGCCGGATGGGTGGCGACACCGTCACGACCCAGAACGTCACGGTGCACGCCGTCGACGCCGAGAAGGGCCTCGTGCTGCTGAAGGGTGCCGTCCCCGGCCCCAAGGGCGGCGTCGTGGTGCTGCGCTCGGCCGTGAAGAAGGAGGGCCGCAAGTGA
- the rplD gene encoding 50S ribosomal protein L4, translated as MSAAKKVDFPADVFDVDVSVAVIHQVVVAQQAAARQGTHATKTRADVRGGGRKPYKQKGTGRARQGSTRAPQFAGGGVVHGPQPRSYDQRTPKKMKAAALKGALTDRARNGRIHVVDALVSGEKPSTKAALASLADLSTRRRFLVVLERSDTLTWLSLRNAPDVHLIAVDQLNTYDVLLSDDVVFSQAAYDAFVARFATAEEAAQ; from the coding sequence GTGAGCGCCGCCAAGAAGGTCGACTTCCCGGCCGACGTCTTCGACGTCGACGTGAGCGTCGCCGTGATCCACCAGGTCGTGGTGGCCCAGCAGGCCGCCGCCCGCCAGGGCACCCACGCCACCAAGACCCGCGCCGACGTGCGCGGTGGTGGCCGCAAGCCCTACAAGCAGAAGGGCACCGGCCGCGCCCGCCAGGGCTCGACCCGCGCCCCGCAGTTCGCCGGTGGTGGCGTCGTGCACGGCCCGCAGCCGCGCAGCTACGACCAGCGGACCCCCAAGAAGATGAAGGCCGCCGCCCTCAAGGGCGCGCTGACCGACCGCGCCCGCAACGGCCGCATCCACGTCGTCGACGCGCTGGTCTCCGGCGAGAAGCCCTCGACCAAGGCCGCCCTGGCCTCGCTCGCGGACCTCTCGACGCGCCGCCGCTTCCTCGTCGTGCTCGAGCGCAGCGACACCCTCACGTGGCTCTCGCTGCGCAACGCGCCCGACGTGCACCTGATCGCGGTCGACCAGCTCAACACCTACGACGTGTTGCTCAGCGACGACGTGGTGTTCAGCCAGGCCGCGTACGACGCCTTCGTCGCCCGCTTCGCCACCGCCGAGGAGGCCGCCCAGTGA